The window TCAGCAACATCGCCGACGGCGTCCTGTGCTTGCTTGACCGACCACTGAACGGGTTCTGATTCCCAGATGTTCTGAGCTGCGGACTTGATCTGCTCGTAGCGCTTACGTCCAGCACGAGTACCAAAGACGTAGCCAATAGCTAGACCCACAATGAAAAGGAACTTGCCTCTCATGATTTCTTCCGTTCAATATGTCAAAAATCGCATATGTTGCGGTTATAGC of the Aurantimicrobium photophilum genome contains:
- a CDS encoding YtxH domain-containing protein, yielding MRGKFLFIVGLAIGYVFGTRAGRKRYEQIKSAAQNIWESEPVQWSVKQAQDAVGDVAEEAITAAKRVIHQVTGDKPAAKKAPAAKPAAKPAAKAATEPAAKVAPKPAAK